Sequence from the Chitinophagaceae bacterium genome:
TTTTGTAGGAATGCATACTATACCCATTGTTTACGGTATGACTATTGGTGAATTAGCAAATCTCATAAACAATGAAAAATGGCTTTCGGATACTCTGAAATGTGATTTAACAGTGATACCTCTCAAAAACTGGAAGAGAGGTGATACCTATATTTTACCCATAAAACCCTCTCCTAACCTTACCAATCAAAATGCTATAGAGTGGTATCCGACTCTTTGTTTATTTGAAGGAACTATTATGAGTGTAGGAAGAGGAACCTACTTTCCTTTTGAAGTTATAGGACATACGAATCCCATTTTCGGAGAATTTACTTTTACTCCCGTTTCTCTTCCCGAAATGGCAGTAAATCCAAAATATAAAAACCAAGTATGCTACGGAAAAGATTTTAGAAATAGTATCCCTACACAAAAAATTAATATTTCTATTATTCAAGAATTTTATAAGAAAAGTCCCGATACCGCTTCTTTTTTTACCAAATACTTTACCACTCTTGCAGGAACAAAAAGGTTAAAAAAACAGATACAACATGGCTTTACTGAAGATTCCATAAGAGCAACTTGGGCAGATGGATTAGAAACATTTAAGAAAATAAGAGAAAAATATCTTTTATACCGTTAAGAATCAGGCACTGATAATAAGAAAATTATCAATAGATGAAATTTTTGAACCCTTTGAAGTGATTGTAGAATACGTTCTTCAAATCAAAAAGAAAATACATTGTAGTTTTAAAAATATTATAAAACTTATCTCATACATCTATGAAAAGAATCACGCTTATTGCATACTTTGTTTTTATTGTTTCTTTCGTTTTTGGGCAGGCACTAACCGATGATAATTCTGTGCTTTCTTCTGGTCGATGGTATAAAATAGGAATTGTTAAAAAAGGAATTTATAAATTAGATAAAAACTTTTTTTTTCAAAAAAGAATTCCTATAGAAACAATAAACCCTCAGAATATAAAAATATACGGAAACGGAGGCAATGGAGTTTTACCCCAAAAAAATAATATTCCCCGCCCCATTGATCTTCGAGAAAATTCTCTCTTTGTGAGTGGAGAAGAAGATGGTATTTTTAATGATGAAGACTACATTCTTTTTTTTGGAAATACTGCTGATAAATATGAATACTCCAAGCAATGCAACTGTTATACATTTGAAAAACACAATTAT
This genomic interval carries:
- a CDS encoding DUF1343 domain-containing protein, whose protein sequence is MNRFPFLFFICIHYAIFARSQDVCMLGAEQMDKYISLISSQKRVAVVVNNTSFVKKTHLVDTLLQRGIIITKIFAPEHGFRGNVEAGKSIDSYKDEKTGLPIISLYGKHYKPSQIDMQDIDVLVFDIQDVGVRFYTYISTLHYVMEACAENNIKCVVLDRPNPHTHYVDGPVLESSEKSFVGMHTIPIVYGMTIGELANLINNEKWLSDTLKCDLTVIPLKNWKRGDTYILPIKPSPNLTNQNAIEWYPTLCLFEGTIMSVGRGTYFPFEVIGHTNPIFGEFTFTPVSLPEMAVNPKYKNQVCYGKDFRNSIPTQKINISIIQEFYKKSPDTASFFTKYFTTLAGTKRLKKQIQHGFTEDSIRATWADGLETFKKIREKYLLYR